A region of Ictidomys tridecemlineatus isolate mIctTri1 chromosome 4, mIctTri1.hap1, whole genome shotgun sequence DNA encodes the following proteins:
- the Lingo2 gene encoding leucine-rich repeat and immunoglobulin-like domain-containing nogo receptor-interacting protein 2 produces MLHTAVSCWQPFLGLAVVLIFMGSTIGCPARCECSAQNKSVSCHRRRLIAIPEGIPIETKILDLSKNRLKSVNPEEFISYPLLEEIDLSDNVIANVEPGAFNNLFNLRSLRLKGNRLKLVPLGVFTGLSNLTKLDISENKIVILLDYMFQDLHNLKSLEVGDNDLVYISHRAFSGLLSLEQLTLEKCNLTAVPTEALSHLRSLISLHLKHLNINNMPVYAFKRLFHLKHLEIDYWPLLDMMPANSLYGLNLTSLSITNTNLSTVPFLAFKHLVYLTHLNLSYNPISTIEAGMFSDLIRLQELHIVGAQLRTIEPHSFQGLRFLRVLNVSQNLLETLEENVFSSPRALEVLSINNNPLACDCRLLWILQRQPTLQFGGQQPMCAGPDTIRERSFKDFHSTALSFYFTCKKPKIREKKLQHLLVDEGQTVQLECSADGDPQPVISWVTPRRRFITTKSNGRATVLGDGTLEIRFAQDQDSGLYVCIASNAAGNDTFTASLTVKGFASDRFLYANRTPMYMTDSNDTISNGTNANTFSLDLKTILVSTAMGCFTFLGVVLFCFLLLFVWSRGKGKHKNSIDLEYVPRKNNGAVVEGEVAGPRRFNMKMI; encoded by the coding sequence ATGCTTCACACGGCCGTATCATGCTGGCAGCCATTCCTGGGTCTGGCTGTGGTGTTAATCTTCATGGGATCCACCATTGGCTGCCCTGCTCGCTGTGAGTGCTCTGCCCAGAACAAATCTGTTAGCTGCCATAGAAGGCGGCTGATTGCCATCCCAGAGGGTATTCCCATCGAGACCAAAATCTTGGACCTGAGCAAAAACAGGTTGAAAAGCGTCAACCCAGAAGAATTCATATCATACCCCCTTCTAGAGGAGATAGACTTGAGCGACAACGTCATCGCCAATGTGGAACCCGGAGCATTTAACAATCTCTTTAACCTGCGTTCCCTCCGTCTGAAAGGCAATCGCCTGAAGTTGGTTCCTTTAGGAGTATTCACAGGACTGTCCAACCTCACTAAGCTGGACATTAGTGAGAATAAGATCGTCATTTTACTGGACTACATGTTTCAGGATCTGCATAACTTAAAGTCTCTAGAAGTAGGGGACAATGATTTGGTTTATATATCACACAGGGCCTTCAGCGGGCTTCTCAGCTTGGAACAGCTCACCCTGGAGAAGTGCAACCTAACAGCAGTACCAACAGAAGCCCTTTCCCACCTCCGCAGCCTCATTAGCCTCCATCTGAAGCATCTGAATATCAACAATATGCCTGTGTATGCCTTTAAAAGATTATTCCACCTGAAACACCTAGAGATTGACTATTGGCCTTTACTGGATATGATGCCTGCCAATAGCCTCTATGGCCTCAACCTCACATCCCTTTCCATCACTAACACCAATCTGTCCACTGTACCCTTCCTTGCCTTTAAACACCTGGTATACCTGACACACCTTAACCTCTCCTACAATCCCATCAGCACTATTGAAGCAGGCATGTTCTCTGACCTGATCCGCCTCCAAGAGCTTCATATAGTAGGGGCCCAGCTCCGCACCATTGAACCCCACTCCTTCCAAGGGCTCCGCTTTCTTCGCGTGCTCAACGTATCTCAGAACCTGCTGGAAACTTTGGAAGAGAACGTCTTCTCCTCCCCTAGGGCTTTGGAGGTCTTGAGCATTAATAACAACCCACTGGCCTGTGACTGCCGTCTCCTTTGGATCCTGCAGCGACAGCCCACCTTACAGTTTGGTGGCCAGCAGCCCATGTGTGCTGGCCCAGACACTATCCGTGAGAGGTCATTCAAGGATTTCCACAGCACTGccctttctttttactttaccTGCAAAAAACCCAAAATCCGTGAAAAGAAGTTGCAGCATCTGCTAGTGGATGAAGGGCAGACGGTCCAGTTAGAATGCAGTGCCGATGGAGACCCACAGCCTGTGATTTCCTGGGTGACACCCCGAAGGCGTTTTATCACTACCAAGTCCAATGGAAGAGCTACTGTGCTGGGCGATGGCACCCTAGAAATCCGCTTTGCCCAGGATCAGGACAGTGGGCTGTATGTTTGCATTGCTAGCAATGCCGCTGGGAATGACACCTTCACAGCCTCCTTGACTGTGAAAGGGTTTGCCTCAGACCGCTTTCTTTACGCAAACAGGACCCCTATGTACATGACTGACTCCAATGACACCATTTCCAATGGCACCAATGCCAATACTTTTTCCCTGGACCTTAAAACAATACTGGTATCCACAGCCATGGGCTGTTTCACATTCCTGGgagtggttttattttgttttctcctcctctttgtgTGGAGCCGAGGGAAAGGCAAGCACAAAAACAGCATTGACCTTGAGTATGTGCCCCGAAAAAACAATGGTGCTGTTGTGGAAGGGGAAGTGGCTGGACCCAGGAGGTTCAACATGAAAATGATTTGA